The Miscanthus floridulus cultivar M001 chromosome 7, ASM1932011v1, whole genome shotgun sequence genome includes a region encoding these proteins:
- the LOC136462481 gene encoding uncharacterized protein produces the protein MGIETPSIQVVVAANGGPTPSPKEDGMARLGAEAKDEMVALHAAEKAARAEEEEDVDDYYLAEADDYETDAREFRDTWNRLFSGVYGCFEDTTKIPSKRFTFKKPKWRDAAGLPTTLQIFSLKVARIRGGLQWPLHVFGMVAIRDSVDQNRNMIFDRSRDNCQILTQEVPYLKLTGPSRAVELSDPPTFEVDLKVKGATESNDRCLSFLAITYINYEGVHSRYLTREYHSRLSTLEFALGSMSFSVEATIALRITSGEWPSGFRAKFTASTTSISCAEVILLDSGDDKVSVVGLGRNIKLSRSVVSVVRLVERLKVCAKALQGDHIVAGRRMLFKPQKDGVSDGTLRLGFYTLGVTIYWSLIGY, from the exons ATGGGGATCGAGACGCCCTCCATCCAAGTGGTCGTCGCCGCCAACGGTGGGCCTACTCCTTCGCCGAAAGAGGATGGGATGGCGCGTTTGGGGGCGGAAGCGAAGGATGAGATGGTGGCGCTTCACGCGGCGGAAAAGGCGGCGCGggcagaagaagaggaagatgtaGATGACTACTACCTCGCCGAGGCTGATGACTACGAAACCGACGCTAGAGAGTTTAGGGATACCTGGAACAGGCTATTTTCCGGCGTCTACGGCTGCTTCGAAGACACCA CAAAGATCCCTAGCAAGCGTTTCACGTTCAAGAAGCCTAAATGGCGGGATGCTGCTGGCCTACCGACTACGCTGCAGATCTTTTCACTCAAAGTCGCAAGGATAAGGGGTGGCTTACAGTGGCCCCTCCATGTGTTTGGGATGGTTGCCATACGAGACTCAGTTGATCAAAATCGCAATATGATCTTTGATCGCTCGAGAGATAACTGCCAAATTCTTACACAAGAG GTTCCTTATTTGAAACTGACGGGTCCTTCACGTGCTGTTGAGTTGTCCGACCCTCCGACCTTTGAGGTTGATCTGAAAGTTAAGGGCGCTACTGAATCGAATGATCGATGCTTGAGTTTTCTAGCCATAACCTACATCAACTATGAGGGCGTTCACTCACGCTACCTTACAAGGGAGTACCATAGCAGGCTTAGCACACTGGAGTTTGCACTTGGCTCTATGTCTTTTTCGGTCGAGGCAACAATTGCTTTGCGAATCACCAGTGGGGAATGGCCAAGTGGTTTCCGTGCAAAGTTTACTGCTAGTACCACCAGCATAAGTTGTGCGGAAGTCATCTTGCTTGATTCTGGCGACGATAAAGTGTCTGTTGTTGGTCTTGGAAGAAATATCAAGCTTTCACGTTCTGTTGTATCTGTTGTACGTCTTGTGGAGCGGCTCAAGGTTTGTGCGAAGGCGTTGCAAGGTGATCACATTGTTGCTGGTAGACGAATGCTTTTCAAGCCTCAGAAAGATGGTGTGAGCGATGGCACTCTGCGCCTTGGCTTCTACACATTGGGTGTTACTATCTATTGGTCGCTTATTGGATACTAA